Proteins found in one Magnetospirillum sp. WYHS-4 genomic segment:
- a CDS encoding hemerythrin domain-containing protein produces the protein MELDWKKWFEIGHETIDFEHKVFFSLIHKLQCLTTDNHAADDIRRTMNEIMKYAEFHFVSEENIMIECNYDKLESHVILHRNLLRDLRDAITMHEGGAENDEEIVTFLFNWLLEHTIKADLDISRHVKEKNLRCYFNVGA, from the coding sequence GTGGAATTGGATTGGAAGAAGTGGTTCGAAATTGGCCATGAAACGATAGATTTCGAACACAAGGTGTTTTTCTCTCTTATTCACAAACTTCAATGTCTTACTACAGATAATCATGCGGCTGACGATATCAGAAGAACTATGAACGAAATTATGAAATACGCTGAATTTCATTTTGTGAGCGAAGAAAATATTATGATCGAATGCAATTATGACAAATTAGAATCGCATGTCATATTGCATAGGAATCTACTGCGTGATCTTCGTGATGCAATTACTATGCATGAGGGTGGCGCAGAAAACGATGAGGAAATAGTAACATTTTTATTTAATTGGCTTCTTGAGCATACCATTAAGGCTGATCTGGATATATCTAGGCACGTTAAAGAGAAAAATCTAAGATGCTATTTCAATGTCGGCGCTTAA